GTGACCACGTTGCCGCGCTGCATGCTCAGGTCCACGCCCTTGAGCACTTCCAGCGGACCGTATTGTTTGCGCAGGCCACGAATGTCCAGCAGCGGTTGGGTGTTGGAGGGCTTTGTATTGGAGAGTTTCGAAACGTCAGTCATGGCAACGCCACCCGTTTTTCAATGTGCCGCCCGAGCAATTCGATGGCGTAGTTGATGATGAAGAAGAGAAAACCGGCGAACAGATAGAACTCCAAGGTCATGAAAGTCCGGGCGATGATCTGCTGGGTGCTGAGCAGCAATTCAGCCACACCGATCACCGACAGCAAGGTCGAGGCCTTGACGATTTCGGTGGAGGAATTGACCCAGGTGGGCAAAATCTGCCGCAACGCCTGGGGCAACAGCACGTAGCCCAGCGCCTGGTAGAACGTCAGGCCGATGGCTTGGCTCGCTTCCATCTGCCCACGGGGCAACGCCTGCAAGGCACCGCGCACGATCTCGGCCACGTGAGAGCCGCAGAATAGCGTCAGGCCCAGCACGCCGGCCTGGAACGCGCCGATCTGCCAGCCCAGGGCCGGGGCCATGTAGAAGCAGGCCAGCACCAGCACGAACACCGGTGTGCCGCGAATCAGGTCGACGTAAAAACGAAACGGCACGCGCATCCAGACCCGCCCATACGTCAGGGCCAATCCGGCGACGACACCGATCAACGTGCCCAATACAATCGCCAGCACCGAACATTGCACGCTGGTCAGGAAGCCGTTCCACAAGGTGTCCCGGGCGACCCACAACTCATGTGGCCAACTGGGGGATTCGTACATGGGAAACTCCTAACGGCGGATCGCCAGGCGCTGCTCGAAATACCGCAGCAGCATGGCAATGAGGTAACAGGCCGCGACATACAAGGCCGTGGTCACCAGCCAAGTTTCGATCACGCGGTAGCTCTCCACGTTGATCTTGCGGGCGTAATAGGTCAGCTCCGGCACGGCAATCGCCGCGGCCAGGGAGGTGTCCTTGAACAGCGAGATGAAGTTGTTCGACAAGGCCGGCAAGACGTTGCGCAGCATCACCGGAACAGTGATGTAGGCCTTCACCTGCCACTCGCCGAGGCCGATGGCCAGGCCCGCTTCACGCTGTCCCTTGTGAATGCTCAACAGCCCGCCGCGAAACACTTCGGTCAGGTAGGCCCCGGCGTACAGCGACAGCGTGATGACGAACGACGGCAGTTTGTCGAGGCGAATGCCCAGGCTTGGCAAGGCGAAGTAGATCAGCAGGATCAGCACCAGGATCGGCGTATTGCGGATCACCGTGACATACACCGACGCCAGCACCCGCAGGAGCCGATGTTTGCTGAGCAGCGCGAATGCCATCGCCAGGCCGATCACGCAACCAATGGCGATCGACACCAGCGCCAGGGAAAGCCCCAGGCCCAGCCCCGCGAGCAGGGTGTCGAAATCGCGCCAGACGGCGGCAAAGTTCAACTGATAATTCATGGTCGGCAGCACCTTCGACGGAGCGCCCGCAAGGGGCGCCCCGGGCTCACAGGGTCATTTGAATTCAACAGGGAAACCGATCGCCGGCGACGGCAGGTCAACGCCGAACCATTGCTTGAATGACGCCGCGTAGGTAGGGAATTCCACGCCGGTCATGGCCTCGTGCAGGGTGGTGTTGACGAAGTTCAGCCAATCCTGGTCGCCGCGCTTGACCGCACAGGCGTAGGTTTGCGGGCTCCAGGCATACGCCGGGCTGCGGTAGCGCCCAGGGTTCTGCACCATCAGGTATTTGACCGAGGACTGGTCGGTGGCGGCGGCATCGGCGCGGCCGGAGTTCACCGCCTGGTACATCAGGTCGACGCTGTCGTACTGGTCGACCTTGGCCTTGGGCAACGCCTGGTGCACCAGTTCTTCGGCGTAGACGTTCTGCAACACCGCCACGGTGACGCCATCGCCGGCAGCCTTGAGGTCTTCGATTTCCTTGTACTTGCTGTTGGCCGGCAACAGCAGGCCCACCCCTTCGCGGTAGTACGGCAAGGTGAACGCCACTTGCTGGGCGCGACTGGCGGTGACGGTGATGAACTGGCAGCTCATGTCGACCTTGTCGGTCAGCAGGTTGGGAATCCGCGCATCGGAAGACTGCACCACGAATTCGACTTTCTCGGGATCGTTGAACAAGCCCTTGGCGACCATCCGTGCGATGTCGATATCAAAGCCCTGCAACTTGCCATCCGCTCCCTGGAAGTGCCACGGCGCATTGGTGCTGCCCGTGCCCACGATCAATTTCCCGCGTTGCAGCACGCTGTCCAGCTTGCTGTCGGCCGCCTGGGCGACACCCATGGCAGCCGTCGTGGCCGCGAAGAGAAAAACACACGCTTTGAACAAGGAAGGTCGGCGTTGCATGGCAAGCACTCCAGGGTGAGTTTATTCCGCTATACCGGAATTTAGTATGTAACAACGGAATAGACAGCAGAAAGTGTGCCACAGCCTTTCGACGCGATGGAGTGGAAAATGGAATTTCAACGAAATCAGGCAGATAGAAAAACAGTCGATGCAGGACGAAATCATCGCGCGTTTGCGGTTGCTACCGTTGGCTACGGCTGCCGGGTAGCAAGGCCCCAGCGCGAAGCACAGCGAGTGCGCGATACACCCCAGCGCACCAAAATGGTCATCCCTACGTTTTTGCAAAGTTAGCCCGGCAGATACAGCAGATTCTTCTTTGCCAAGCCCAACAACGGCACAACCCGCCAGGGCCGCTTTGTTAGCTTATGGGCATGCAATCACGACCTGCTGCCGGCAGTGTCATCAACGCTCTACGGGAGCCCGAAGGATGACCAAACCCTCTTATATTCCGCACAACACCGGACAGTTCTACATCAATGGTCGTTGGCAGTCGCCGGCCCAAGCGACGATGCTGGCCGTGATCAATCCGGCTACCGAGGAGGTAATCGCCGAGGTCGCCCAGGGATCGTCCCCGGACGTTGACCGCGCCGTCGCGGCAGCTCGGGCGGCGATGCCCGGCTGGGCCGCGACGCCAGTGACGGATCGCGCGCGCATCCTCGGCAAGCTCCACGAGCTGATCCTCGAACACCAGGAAGCCCTGGCCCAGGTACTGTCCCTGGAAATGGGCGCGGCGATCGGTTTTGCCCGATCCATGCAAGTGCCGTTGGCGGCCGAACACGTCCGGGTGGCGCGCGATGTGCTGTCCACTTATGCATTCCAAAAGATCGAGAACGGCACCGCCATCGTGCGTGAACCCATCGGGGTCTGCGGCCTGATCACGCCGTGGAACTGGCCGCTCTACCAGATCACCGCCAAGGTCGCCCCGGCGATTGCCGCCGGCTGCACCGTGGTGCTCAAGCCCAGCGAACTGTCGCCCTTGAGCGCCCTGTTGTTCGCCCAACTGGTG
This genomic interval from Pseudomonas alvandae contains the following:
- a CDS encoding amino acid ABC transporter permease; this encodes MYESPSWPHELWVARDTLWNGFLTSVQCSVLAIVLGTLIGVVAGLALTYGRVWMRVPFRFYVDLIRGTPVFVLVLACFYMAPALGWQIGAFQAGVLGLTLFCGSHVAEIVRGALQALPRGQMEASQAIGLTFYQALGYVLLPQALRQILPTWVNSSTEIVKASTLLSVIGVAELLLSTQQIIARTFMTLEFYLFAGFLFFIINYAIELLGRHIEKRVALP
- a CDS encoding amino acid ABC transporter permease — protein: MNYQLNFAAVWRDFDTLLAGLGLGLSLALVSIAIGCVIGLAMAFALLSKHRLLRVLASVYVTVIRNTPILVLILLIYFALPSLGIRLDKLPSFVITLSLYAGAYLTEVFRGGLLSIHKGQREAGLAIGLGEWQVKAYITVPVMLRNVLPALSNNFISLFKDTSLAAAIAVPELTYYARKINVESYRVIETWLVTTALYVAACYLIAMLLRYFEQRLAIRR
- a CDS encoding transporter substrate-binding domain-containing protein, which encodes MQRRPSLFKACVFLFAATTAAMGVAQAADSKLDSVLQRGKLIVGTGSTNAPWHFQGADGKLQGFDIDIARMVAKGLFNDPEKVEFVVQSSDARIPNLLTDKVDMSCQFITVTASRAQQVAFTLPYYREGVGLLLPANSKYKEIEDLKAAGDGVTVAVLQNVYAEELVHQALPKAKVDQYDSVDLMYQAVNSGRADAAATDQSSVKYLMVQNPGRYRSPAYAWSPQTYACAVKRGDQDWLNFVNTTLHEAMTGVEFPTYAASFKQWFGVDLPSPAIGFPVEFK